The Ignavibacteriota bacterium genomic sequence GAAAATTTATTTAAGCATTTATACACCCATCACCGTTTGATTATTTTGACGGAAAATCAATAGCTTATTTTCAACCGTTTTCTATCAGGCTTATACAAATTGGTTATTACAATTACGAAACAAGTGATTTTACTGATTTACTAATTGATGTAAGATAAATACGCCAGCAATATTTGTTTTGCTCCGTAAAATGCTGAATTAAATTTCAACAAAAATTAATCGGAAAATATAATGAGTTACATATATAACTATGGCGGCAATACTACTTTATATTTATGGCGGCAACGATACTTGGTCGGCTACAAGCGTCAATATTGGTCCAAATACAAACGCGGTAAAAGATTAAGAAAGCGGAAATCACCAGACCAGAATAAACAGTTTTACAGGTGATGAAAAAGAGAAAATTTATTCGACTTTAGAAAAATGGCTTAACATAAATTGAAAGATAATATTGCTGAATAAGTCACAATTAATTTTGCATAATTGCGACTTATTTTAAAACACGGAAAAAATTGGATAATTTTATTTTTTAAGCAAAAGGAATTCAATACAATCACTTGGCGGTGTTACTCCGATAAAATCACAAACCGTTCCGCAATATCTTCAATATAAGCTTCATCATTTCTTGTTTGGGCGGGAACATTTTTCCCATAAATTAAAATGGTATATGATTATCATAATTGTGTCTCGATCCATGCTGTGTGCCATATTTTTTTTTTTTCGAATTCCAAATAAAATGTTTTAGAGAAATAATATATATCCGGATCTTCTTATTACCATCCGTTCAAAATGTAATTGTTTGGTGATCTAAGATAAGACATTTTATCAAGTTCGGATTTCGTAAATACTTCGACATTTCAGGAAAACTGCTCAACATGTAATTTTTAATTTCTTGCTCAACTTTTATATTATCTAATTTTAGTTTAGAAATTTCTTCATAATTTAAGTAGAGATTTCTTGAAAATCTTGTTTTAATCAAATCTTTACTTCCAAAAACTTTCTCTAAGTGATTTGTTAGTTTTTCATTAAAGTTGGAATTATCTAAAACTCCGGCGTCAAAATGCATATCTTGAAGATACCGAGTATTTTCCATTCCGCCGTGATCGGCTGTAAGGAATAGTAAGTAATTGTCTTTCCCGACTTGGTTATCCAACATTTTCAGTAATTAGAAAGCTGCTCATCCAATCTTAAATAAGTATCCAATACTTCATAAGACTGTATTCCATAATCATGTCCAATCTTATCAGGAGTTGAAAAACTCACGGCGAGATGATCGGTAAATTCACCTTTGCCTAAATTTTCATTTTTTAATATTTCTTTAACAAAATCAATTAGTATTTGATTTCCAAATGGTGTATACAAGAGTTTATTAAACTTTTTAGATTGCTCAATATTTTCAATGAATGCGGGAATGACGTTTTTCCTTCATTAAAAACATCCTCTTCATATTGTGAATTATCGTCGGGTAAATTTTTATATATCTCCGGCGATTTTAATAAATTCCATTCTTTATTCAAATAAGAATCAACAATACCCGAATTATTAAAATTTGTTACCCAATCGGGTAATTTTTTCAGATAATAAAATGAAGAAATAAATTTTCCGGTGTTATCATCAAACCAATATGCCGCATTTGCGCTTCTTCCGGCAGGCAACATTGCCCCGCGATCTTTTATAGAAAGACTAATTACTTTGGACTTTCCAAAACTATTAAGTTTAATTTGATCTCCAATAGTTGTACTTAAAAGCTGTTCAGGTGAAAGTTCTTTATCAATTCCTTCAACAAGCATTTTGTCTGCTGGACTAACAGCTGTAACACAGTTAACATTTTCAAACGTTGTTCTATCTTTCCAATCATTGCAATAGTTCCGTGAAAGTACGGAATAGTTCCTGTATAAATTGATGCATGTCCCGCGCCAGTTACAGTTGGAATATAATTTATTTTACAATTTGTAAAATTTGTTCCCGTTGTTCAGCAATTCTTTTAAATCCGTTATTGCCAAAATGATTGTAAAATTTTTCCAAATAATCATAACGCATTTGATCAACAACAATTCCAAACAACTAATTTAGGTTTTTCATCTTTTGGGCATAGCCAATTAATGAAAATATAATTGAGAACAAAACAATATTTTAATCACAACAACCATTCTTTTTTAATAAAGGAATATAAAATAATAATTTGAATTTAAAAAAAATTATACATTTCATGAGATATAAAAATTTAACAAAAATTTAAAATTGAAAATCACATTATTGAGAAAATGCATTATATTGATTTATAAAATTTTGTAAAATTCATTTGTACAATAGAGGTTATTATGCCAAAAATAATTAGTTCACCGTCAATAATTGAATCAGCCGGAAATAAACCTAAAATAATTAAAGAATATTTTGGAAGAGTGAATTCACAAAGCGAAGAAGTAAGCATTGCCAAAATGAATAGTCCGCAAGGCTGGATTGAGCCGGGACAGCAGCCGGAATTCAACGAATATACTATTGTGTTAAAAGGAATTCTTAAGGTTGGAAACAGAAAATGAAAATTTTGAAGTTAAAGCTGGCGAAGCGATTTTAACGGAAAAAGGAGAATGGATAAGATACAGCACTCCTTTTGAAGATACCGAATATATTGCGGTTTGTCTTCCCGCATTTTCGCCAAAAACAGTTCATCGAGATGGAGAAGTAGAAAAAGATTATAACTATGTTGAAATTTTAAGAACATACAGCCAAAGTCGATATTGCAATGATCAAAAGTCTTCTTGATGGAAACGCGGATTATTATTTTCATGGTGAAAATTTTATGTCAATTAGACCATTATTAGAACCGGCTATTTTAATGGTAAATGAAAATGACGTTGATGATGTTAAAGAAATATTGAAAGATTTTGAATTGAATTTTTTGGGCGTGAGTTTTAAAGGAAGAGGATGATAATGAGGATGAATAATTTTAGAAAAATAATTTTAGTTTGCCAATAATCATATAATGAATTTTGACTTTAACATTTTCATTTGCTAATATTAATCCCCCACTTTGTCCCTTTTGAGAATAAATGTCAACCGAACTGCGACCCAGAATAAAGATAATTTCCAAACTTGGTAAAAACAAGTTATGGATATAATATTGCAAAAATATATGATCCTAATTCTCAATTTAAAGGATGGATCAAAGAAGGATTTGCGGTAATTTATACACTCCAAAATGATAAGCATATTTGGACACCGCAAATTAATCTTCCAGATAGATGAAATTGAAAACGGAACTGAAATACGCGGAACTATTGGTCCAAATGAAAATATTTGGACTGCTTTCGCGTTCACATTTTCTATATTGGGCTTTTTTGCGTTTGCATGCTTATTCTGGGGACTTTCACGACTAAGTTTAGGTTATTCCGCAACTATTCTTTGGGCAGTTCAATAATTCTGATCATTATTTTGGGTGTTTACATGCTTGCCAAAATTGGTCAGCAACTTAGCAGAAACGAAGTAAGACAATTAAGAAAATTTGTTGAATCCGCTTGTGAGGAATAACTATTTTTCCATTATGTATTTGTAAAATTAATGTAAAGTGCAAATTGCACAGAAAGGAAATTATTTTTGGGGAAAATAATTTTCGAAAAGTTTTTTTATTATTTTCAAATACATTGCTTCTACTACGCAATTATTTTTTTCCTATTAATAAACATCACCTCCAACTATTCTCAAAATTTAAGTTCAGGCAAAATAGGGCAGTTTTTTGTAAAAAATTATAGTCCAAATGAATACAATTCTGGAATTCAAAACTGGTGTATTTTACAAGATCAAAGAGGATTGATGTATTTTGGTAATGATGATGGAATTTTGGAATATGACGGTTCTTCTTGGAGATTAATAAAAACCAGCAACAATTCTATTGTCAGATCAATGTGTATGGATTCAAAAGGAAGAATTTATGTTGCTGCATCATCTGATTTTGGCTATTTAGATGCTGATTCAATTGGACAGCTTCAGTTTGTTTCACTTCGTAAACTTAGTTTAAATATTCCAAATTTTGGAGATGTTTGGGATGTTAACGAAAATTCAAATGGAATTTATTTTAAACCCAAGATCAAATTTTTCGTTTTCACAATAATAATATTACAATTATTGATTCAGTTTTTTCATACAGATTATATAAAGTTGGAGACGATATATTTGTTAGAAATAACGGAATTGGTTTACAAAAAATAATTGGTAACTCTGTCAAATTAATTCCAGATGGCGAAAGTTTTGCAAG encodes the following:
- a CDS encoding alkaline phosphatase family protein — encoded protein: MYTPFGNQILIDFVKEILKNENLGKGEFTDHLAVSFSTPDKIGHDYGIQSYEVLDTYLRLDEQLSNY